GTCTCCTGTGCGTGGTATTTACAAATGTTTCGGCTGCGGGAAGGGTGGTAATGCGGTGAACTTTCTCATGGAGCATGAACACTATGCCTACCCCGAAGCACTTCGTTTTCTGGGAAAGAAATATGGCATTGAGGTTGAGGATGAGCAGCAGACAGATGAGCAGAAGGAGGCCGTGCAGGAAAGGGAAAGCCTGTACATTGTTTCCGCATTCGCACAACGGTATTATACCGAAGTCTTGCATAATACCGAAGAAGGAAAGGCCATCGGTCTCACCTATCTGAAAGAAAGGGGTGTAACACCTGCGATGACCGAACGGTTTGTGATTGGATATGCACCGGATCAGTGGGATGGTCTTCTGAATGCCGCAACGCATGAAGGACACAATCCGGAGTTCCTGGATAAGACCGGCCTCACCCTGTCAGGGGAAAATGGAAAACGGCATGACCGCTTCCGGGGACGGGTCATGTTCCCGATCCGCAATGTCACCGGACGGGTCATCGGCTTTGGTGGACGAACGCTCCGGAGTGACAAGAAAACGGCCAAGTACATCAACTCGCCCGAAAGTGAGATATACCATAAAAGTCATGTGCTCTATGGTTTGTATGAGTCCCGCAAAGCCATTTCTGAGCAGGACGTATGTTATCTCGTTGAAGGCTACACCGATGTGATATCGCTGCACCAGGCCGGTGTGGAAAATGTGGTGGCCTCTTCCGGCACTTCCCTCACCGAAGGCCAGATCCGCCTGATCCGCCGGTATACACCCAATGTGACCATCCTTTATGATGGGGATGCGGCAGGCATCAAAGCATCCTTCCGCGGGATCGATCTTATTCTTGAAGAGGGCCTCAACGTTCGCGTCGTCCTTTTCCCGGATGGAGAAGACCCCGACTCTTACGCAAGGAAATCCGGCGGCGAGGCTTTGAAAGAATACATCACTTCCAACAGCAAAGACTTTATCTCCTTTAAAACCGGTCTGCTTTGGGAAGAGGCCTCTGGTGACCCGATCAAAAAGGCGGCCCTGATCAAGGACATCGTGCAAACCATCGCCCTGATCCCCGATGCCGTGACCCGCTCCGTTTATGTGAAGGAATGTGCGTCCATACTTCAAATTGACGAGCAGGCGCTGATCAGTGTACTTAACAAGTCGCGGCGCGATAAGGCCCGCAAGGAAAATACGTCCGCCTCACCTGAAGAATACGCCTCCGTTCCGGACGATGTACCCGTTCAATACCGGGAGTCGCAGGAGAGACCAGCTACCGACATATCCTTTCAGGAACGGGACCTGCTTCGCGTTTTGTTACAATACGGAAACCATGAATTATCCATCGTCCGCACAGAAGAAAATGCAGAAAAGGAGATGGAGCCGGAGACCATGAGTGTGGCTGATTTTATTGTAAGTGAACTATCGGCCGATGATATTACGTTGGAGCATGCAGTATATGGCAGGATATTTGACGAGATCATGACGGCGGTAAACAATGGTTCACTGCCTGATGAGAAGAAGTTCCTTCACCATTCTGATCCGGAGATCGCACATCACGCCATCGACCTATGTACTTCAAGGTACCAGTTAAGCGGGAACTGGGAGAAAAGAGGCATCATGGTAGAGACTGAGGAAATGGTGTTGAGAAAAACAGTTTATAATGTTGTTTATGCCCTTAAGGAACGAAGGGTGATGGATATGATCGAGAAAAATCAGATCAAACTGAAGGACACCGCATCTGACGAAGAAGTGATGAAGTTGCTGGAAGTGCAGAAACTTCTTGAGAATGCGCGGAAGCAGATATCCAACCAACTGGGTCGTGTGATTTTGAAATGAAGCGAAGGATGTTCACTTTCCAACGTTGGTCACTATGTCTGCTCATCGCCGGACTTCTGCAAGTTGCAAATGCACAGGATTCGTCAGAGGTCTCTGTTAAACCTCCTCCCATCACCTATACAACCGAGAAGGTATTTTTATCTTTCAGAGACAGCGTACAATTTCCGGATACCCTGGTGAAGAATGTTCATCGCTACGAACAGCAGATGACCCGTTCCCCCTTTATGGCACACATGGGAAACACCGGTAGCCCCCTTCACCCGTTGCTCTTCAAACCCAATGAAAGTATCGCCTTCCGGCTTCGCGATCAGCCGCTGCAATCATATATGTTCAGCCTGGATAGTCTGAACCGTTATCATGTGAGAAAACCGTTCACTGATTTGTTCTATGTTCAGGGTGCCAAGCAGGAGCAGGTGTTCACACTATTGCATACCCAGAACATTACGCCTTACCTCAATGCCAGTATAGTCTTCCGTAGGATCAGTGCTCCCGGTTTTTACAACCGGCAAAAGGCCGGCCATTCTGCGCTTGCATTTTCAGCCTGGTACCATGCACCTTCGGGAAAGTATACGGCGTTCCTCAGTGCCGTACTGAACAAAATGACTTACGAGGAGAATGGTGGACTTGCCAATGATTCGCTATTCGAAAGGAATGTGGTGGCCAACCGGGCAGCATTTCCGGTAAAGATCCTGGAAGCAAAAAGTGCTCACCGCTATAAAGGATTGCGATTAAAACAGGTGATCCATTTCCGGGGACAACCGGATAGCCTGGTCGCTGATGAGCCGCCCTGCTGCCGGTCCGATTTCTTTCACGTGATCTCCCTGGACAAGACCTCGTATGTTTATGATGATGCGCAGCCTCTGGGCGGTTATTATACCCGGATACTTTCCGATTCGCTGGCCACATTGGATTCGATGTGGATGGAACACATGCATAATCAGATCGGATGGACGATGGGTACAAACACAGGACTTGAATTTGCTATCCGGCACGAACATATCAGAACCGGTGGAAGTGTTGCCGACTCCACATTTGAAGAACTGGCACTGGATGGAAGGGCATGGTGGAGAACCACCGGACGATCAGTCGAATTGACTATCGCATATGGTTTGGCAGGCCCGAATGAAGGAACATCTGCCATCGGAGTTGTATACCGGCAGCGGCTGAACCCGAAATGGAACCTGACCGCGCGGATAGCACAGAGCCAAACCCGGCCAACGTGGATGATGCAGCAATTTACGGGGAACCATCACGCCTGGAACAATAGCGCATGGAAGGGAACAGATCAGTTGCAGAAAATTACCGGTGGTGATCTGGAGTTGAAACATGCAAAGAAATGGACCATTCGTTTTAATGCAGATCAGGTATCCGGCTACTTCTTTTACAACAGCCAGGCCATGCCAGAATACAGAGAAGAGGATTTCCGGGTGTTCAGGACCATGGCTGCGAAGGAATTGAAATGGAAGAAATGGGGGTTGGATCTACAGGGAATTTATCAGTACACAACTTCCGTCTACCTGTTGAATTTGCCTGAGTGGTTGTATACTTCCTCTTTGTACTACGAGCGCGATATGTTTAGCAATGCACTGCTTGCCAGGATAGGTCTGGATGTGACCGGTTTCTCATCATTTAGCGGACACGCCTGGATGCCGGATGTGAATCAGTACTACGTACAGAATGAAAACAGCATTGGAGATTATCCCTATGTGGATGTCTTTGTGAATCTCAAGATCAAAAGGGTCAGACTGTTTCTGAAGATGCAGCACCTGAATGCCGGTATGCAAGGTTATCGGTACTACCTTACTCCGCATTATCCCATGCCAGACAGGGCCTTCAAGCTCGGACTGAACTGGCGGTTTTATGATTGAGTTATTGAAGGCGAGGGTGTCTACAGCCCTAGGTCATACACACAATATAGCGAACCCCGTAGGGGTGTAATCTTCATAACGGTAACGGTATAAGAAGACGGAAACCCAAACCCGCCGGATGATGGTGTTTATCGTTGATC
The Flavobacteriales bacterium genome window above contains:
- a CDS encoding DNA primase yields the protein MITRETIDRIIEAARIEEVVGDYVTLKKRGANYIGLCPFHDEKTPSFNVSPVRGIYKCFGCGKGGNAVNFLMEHEHYAYPEALRFLGKKYGIEVEDEQQTDEQKEAVQERESLYIVSAFAQRYYTEVLHNTEEGKAIGLTYLKERGVTPAMTERFVIGYAPDQWDGLLNAATHEGHNPEFLDKTGLTLSGENGKRHDRFRGRVMFPIRNVTGRVIGFGGRTLRSDKKTAKYINSPESEIYHKSHVLYGLYESRKAISEQDVCYLVEGYTDVISLHQAGVENVVASSGTSLTEGQIRLIRRYTPNVTILYDGDAAGIKASFRGIDLILEEGLNVRVVLFPDGEDPDSYARKSGGEALKEYITSNSKDFISFKTGLLWEEASGDPIKKAALIKDIVQTIALIPDAVTRSVYVKECASILQIDEQALISVLNKSRRDKARKENTSASPEEYASVPDDVPVQYRESQERPATDISFQERDLLRVLLQYGNHELSIVRTEENAEKEMEPETMSVADFIVSELSADDITLEHAVYGRIFDEIMTAVNNGSLPDEKKFLHHSDPEIAHHAIDLCTSRYQLSGNWEKRGIMVETEEMVLRKTVYNVVYALKERRVMDMIEKNQIKLKDTASDEEVMKLLEVQKLLENARKQISNQLGRVILK